Proteins co-encoded in one Streptomyces sp. SLBN-31 genomic window:
- a CDS encoding DNA alkylation repair protein, producing the protein MGVTDEVTMDVPFSTLADRVMERLTAVYADAADPARAAPMRAYMKDVAPFLGLITPVRRALSREVVDGLPRPGETDCTAIALRCWRLPEREYQYFAVDYLRRHARVCSSAFLPVARHLVGTRSWWDTVDLLAAHVVGTLVAADPALKADMDAWIADEDLWIARTALLHQLRHKERTDAERLFAYCLIQSGHPDFFIRKAIGWALREYARTDPDAVRAFVARERGRFAPLTLREALKNIGT; encoded by the coding sequence ATGGGCGTCACTGACGAGGTCACGATGGATGTGCCGTTCAGCACACTCGCCGACAGGGTGATGGAGCGGCTCACCGCCGTCTACGCCGACGCGGCCGACCCCGCGCGGGCCGCGCCCATGCGGGCGTACATGAAGGACGTGGCCCCCTTCCTGGGCCTCATCACGCCCGTGCGCCGCGCGCTGTCCCGCGAGGTCGTGGACGGTCTGCCGCGCCCCGGCGAGACCGACTGCACGGCGATCGCGCTGCGGTGCTGGCGGCTGCCCGAGCGTGAGTACCAGTACTTCGCCGTCGACTATCTGCGCCGCCACGCGCGCGTGTGCTCCTCGGCCTTCCTCCCCGTCGCCCGCCACCTCGTCGGCACACGCTCCTGGTGGGACACGGTCGACCTGCTCGCGGCACATGTCGTGGGCACCCTGGTGGCGGCCGACCCGGCGCTGAAGGCGGACATGGACGCCTGGATCGCCGATGAGGACCTGTGGATCGCCCGCACCGCCCTCCTGCACCAGCTGCGCCACAAGGAGCGCACCGACGCCGAACGCCTCTTCGCCTACTGCCTGATCCAGTCGGGCCACCCCGACTTCTTCATCCGCAAGGCCATCGGCTGGGCCCTGCGCGAGTACGCCAGGACCGACCCGGACGCCGTACGGGCCTTCGTGGCGCGGGAGCGCGGAAGGTTCGCGCCGCTGACGCTGCGGGAGGCGCTGAAGAACATCGGGACGTAG